From a region of the Acanthochromis polyacanthus isolate Apoly-LR-REF ecotype Palm Island chromosome 3, KAUST_Apoly_ChrSc, whole genome shotgun sequence genome:
- the LOC110968442 gene encoding coiled-coil domain-containing protein 149-like isoform X1, whose product MDPSRRSESDWQGLISEFLVCKQKLESKKEALLILSKELDTCQQERDQYKLMANQLRERHQGLKKKYRELIDGDPSLPPEKRNQVNLAQLLRDSREKNSQLSEEMKELKQRLVEAQGDNKLLRMTITKQRLGDEEVGARHFPAHEREDLVKQLERAREQNEVLEHSVKSLTDELQDVRAERDVFQQKAHRLNLEMNHIVGNDDIRILDIDALCMENRYLHERLSQLQEEVNLLKTNLMKYKSALECRKNSKICGKPNSSALTGVLSAKQVKELLLSEENGCSLPVTPQSISDLKSLATALLETIHEKNMVVQHQRQINKILGNRVAELEKKLKTLELSGLWSLPGLTYNVSLGICGRGRDAIILDTQQIESPESPGQEGDKGSETTPAQQESSTDVPYQDSETPTVSDLQDDASSPSSAETDHLKSSSQPAEEAPVSPQTEKPTIDECHESGQSQITVDCTALTEEEECPSDSLPKETYLNKPHPPDLCSSPQPSEGSDPTGGRGDESDECTEVAETVETECIITEENIDTVSSTAVSTTAYEEQQEEVQSNQETDVCEET is encoded by the exons ATGGATCCGTCCAGGAGGAGCGAGAGCGACTGGCAGGGATTGATCAGCGAG tTCCTAGTTTGTAAGCAGAAGTTGGAGAGCAAGAAAGAAGCTCTTCTGATTCTGTCTAAAGAGCTGGACACCTGCCAGCAGGAGAGAGATCAGTACAAGCTGATGGCCAACCAGCTGCGCGAACGACACCAAGGACTCAAAaagaagtacagagaactcaTT GATGGAGATCCCTCCCTGCCTCCTGAGAAAAGGAATCAA GTGAATTTAGCCCAGCTACTGAGAGACtccagagaaaaaaacagccaacTTTCTGAGGAgatgaaggagctgaaacagcGACTGGTAGAAGCTCAGGGGGATAACAAG CTCCTACGAATGACCATCACCAAACAGAGGCTGGGAGACGAGGAGGTCGGCGCTCGACACTTTCCTGCACATGAGAGAGAAGATCTGGTCAAACAGTTGGAAAGAGCGAGAGAACAG aacGAGGTGCTGGAACACAGTGTGAAGTCGCTCACAGACGAGCTGCAGGACGTTCGAGCGGAGCGTGACGTGTTTCAACAGAAGGCTCATCGACTCAACTTGGAAATGAACCACATCGTTGGGAACGATGACATTCGCATATTAGACATAGATGCACTCTGCATGGAGAACAG GTATTTGCATGAGCGGCTCAGTCAACTACAAGAAGAGGTCAACTTGCTTAAAACTAATCTGATGAAGTACAAG AGTGCCCTGGAGTGCAGGAAGAACTCTAAAATCTGTGGGAAACCCAACAGTAGCGCTCTGACCGGGGTGCTCTCCGCAAAACAAG TGAAGGAGCTCTTACTGTCTGAAGAAAACGGTTGCAGTTTGCCGGTGACTCCTCAGTCCATCTCCGACCTCAAGTCTCTCGCCACGGCTCTGCTGGAAACGATCCACGAGAAGAACATGGTGGTTCAGCACCAACGCCAAATCAACAA gATTCTTGGAAATCGAGTCGCAGAGCTGGAGAAGAAACTAAAAACACTGGAGCTGTCTGGATTATGGAGCCTTCCAG GCCTCACTTATAATGTGTCTCTGGGAATTTGTGGAA GAGGAAGAGATGCCATCATCCTGGACACTCAGCAGATTGAGTCACCAGAATCTCCTGGACAGGAAG GTGACAAGGGGTCTGAAACTACACCTGCCCAGCAGGAGAGCTCCACAGATGTTCCATACCAAGACAGTGAAACACCAACAGTGTCAGATCTTCAAGACGATGCATCATCACCGTCCAGTGCAGAGACAGACCACCTAAAGTCTTCTTCCCAGCCAGCAGAGGAGGCGCCAGTCAGCCCTCAAACAGAAAAGCCAACTATCGATGAGTGTCATGAAAGTGGCCAATCACAGATCACAGTGGATTGTACTGCTTTAACAGAGGAAGAAGAGTGTCCAAGTGACTCCCTTCCCAAAGAGACATATTTGAACAAACCTCATCCACCAGACCTCTGCAGCTCACCACAACCTTCAGAGGGGTCAGACCCaacaggaggaagaggggatGAGTCAGACGAATGCACTGAAGTGGCAGAAACTGTTGAAACAGAGTGTATTATAACAGAGGAAAATATAGATACGGTTTCATCTACTGCTGTCTCCACTACTGCTtatgaggagcagcaggaggaggtccAGTCAAACCAGGAGACAGATGTTTGCGAGGAGACATGA
- the LOC110968442 gene encoding coiled-coil domain-containing protein 149-like isoform X2 has protein sequence MDPSRRSESDWQGLISEFLVCKQKLESKKEALLILSKELDTCQQERDQYKLMANQLRERHQGLKKKYRELIDGDPSLPPEKRNQVNLAQLLRDSREKNSQLSEEMKELKQRLVEAQGDNKLLRMTITKQRLGDEEVGARHFPAHEREDLVKQLERAREQNEVLEHSVKSLTDELQDVRAERDVFQQKAHRLNLEMNHIVGNDDIRILDIDALCMENRYLHERLSQLQEEVNLLKTNLMKYKSALECRKNSKICGKPNSSALTGVLSAKQVKELLLSEENGCSLPVTPQSISDLKSLATALLETIHEKNMVVQHQRQINKILGNRVAELEKKLKTLELSGLWSLPGGRDAIILDTQQIESPESPGQEGDKGSETTPAQQESSTDVPYQDSETPTVSDLQDDASSPSSAETDHLKSSSQPAEEAPVSPQTEKPTIDECHESGQSQITVDCTALTEEEECPSDSLPKETYLNKPHPPDLCSSPQPSEGSDPTGGRGDESDECTEVAETVETECIITEENIDTVSSTAVSTTAYEEQQEEVQSNQETDVCEET, from the exons ATGGATCCGTCCAGGAGGAGCGAGAGCGACTGGCAGGGATTGATCAGCGAG tTCCTAGTTTGTAAGCAGAAGTTGGAGAGCAAGAAAGAAGCTCTTCTGATTCTGTCTAAAGAGCTGGACACCTGCCAGCAGGAGAGAGATCAGTACAAGCTGATGGCCAACCAGCTGCGCGAACGACACCAAGGACTCAAAaagaagtacagagaactcaTT GATGGAGATCCCTCCCTGCCTCCTGAGAAAAGGAATCAA GTGAATTTAGCCCAGCTACTGAGAGACtccagagaaaaaaacagccaacTTTCTGAGGAgatgaaggagctgaaacagcGACTGGTAGAAGCTCAGGGGGATAACAAG CTCCTACGAATGACCATCACCAAACAGAGGCTGGGAGACGAGGAGGTCGGCGCTCGACACTTTCCTGCACATGAGAGAGAAGATCTGGTCAAACAGTTGGAAAGAGCGAGAGAACAG aacGAGGTGCTGGAACACAGTGTGAAGTCGCTCACAGACGAGCTGCAGGACGTTCGAGCGGAGCGTGACGTGTTTCAACAGAAGGCTCATCGACTCAACTTGGAAATGAACCACATCGTTGGGAACGATGACATTCGCATATTAGACATAGATGCACTCTGCATGGAGAACAG GTATTTGCATGAGCGGCTCAGTCAACTACAAGAAGAGGTCAACTTGCTTAAAACTAATCTGATGAAGTACAAG AGTGCCCTGGAGTGCAGGAAGAACTCTAAAATCTGTGGGAAACCCAACAGTAGCGCTCTGACCGGGGTGCTCTCCGCAAAACAAG TGAAGGAGCTCTTACTGTCTGAAGAAAACGGTTGCAGTTTGCCGGTGACTCCTCAGTCCATCTCCGACCTCAAGTCTCTCGCCACGGCTCTGCTGGAAACGATCCACGAGAAGAACATGGTGGTTCAGCACCAACGCCAAATCAACAA gATTCTTGGAAATCGAGTCGCAGAGCTGGAGAAGAAACTAAAAACACTGGAGCTGTCTGGATTATGGAGCCTTCCAG GAGGAAGAGATGCCATCATCCTGGACACTCAGCAGATTGAGTCACCAGAATCTCCTGGACAGGAAG GTGACAAGGGGTCTGAAACTACACCTGCCCAGCAGGAGAGCTCCACAGATGTTCCATACCAAGACAGTGAAACACCAACAGTGTCAGATCTTCAAGACGATGCATCATCACCGTCCAGTGCAGAGACAGACCACCTAAAGTCTTCTTCCCAGCCAGCAGAGGAGGCGCCAGTCAGCCCTCAAACAGAAAAGCCAACTATCGATGAGTGTCATGAAAGTGGCCAATCACAGATCACAGTGGATTGTACTGCTTTAACAGAGGAAGAAGAGTGTCCAAGTGACTCCCTTCCCAAAGAGACATATTTGAACAAACCTCATCCACCAGACCTCTGCAGCTCACCACAACCTTCAGAGGGGTCAGACCCaacaggaggaagaggggatGAGTCAGACGAATGCACTGAAGTGGCAGAAACTGTTGAAACAGAGTGTATTATAACAGAGGAAAATATAGATACGGTTTCATCTACTGCTGTCTCCACTACTGCTtatgaggagcagcaggaggaggtccAGTCAAACCAGGAGACAGATGTTTGCGAGGAGACATGA
- the LOC110968444 gene encoding leucine-rich repeat LGI family member 2-like yields the protein MTPPKQWLLVGFALLCICGSVESKRNFKCPSGCSCSKETIICVGTSQIPRTIPNEINSLSMVNGSIAEITEGMFSLMPSLQLLLLNANSLTTIKDDAFSGLPHLEYLFIEGNKIETVTKNAFRSLRGLTHLSLANNRMRFLPRDLFFDLDSLLELDLRGNSFQCSCENKWLMTWLKNTNATVSDVFCAGPNDMKGKRLNDLPIPPGECISTDFVRHQSIPIQSMSADIFSFKEDIYVAMAAPNTNSCVVMEWDHIEMNFRKFDNITGKSVVGCKSVLVENHVLIIVTQLFGGSHIYKFDDQQNKFTKFQTIEVFNISKPNDIEVFQMEGDWYFVIVDSSKAGLSTLYKWTDQPDRNETGFYSYQFLHEWFRDTDAEFVEVDGKSYLILASRSQPPVIYLWNKSTLKFILHGEIPNVDDVVAIKAFRVEGEMFLAMTCYIGDSKVLKWTNKQFTEVQPLPSRGAMILQPFTFADRHYLALGSDYSFTQIYLWDGETKTFHKFKDIYVQSPRSFTVVTTDRRSFIFSSSFKGKSMVFEHIFVDLSL from the exons ATGACACCTCCTAAGCAGTGGCTGCTGGTCGGGTTTGCGCttctgtgcatttgtggatccgTTGAATCGAAAAGGAATTTCAAATGTCCTTCAGGATGCTCCTGCTCCAAGGAGACCATCATCTGCGTCGGTACCTCACAGATCCCCAGGACTATACCGAACGAGATCAACTCCCT AAGCATGGTCAATGGATCCATTGCAGAAATCACAGAGGGGATGTTTTCACTGATGCCTTCTCTTCAGCTGCT GCTTCTAAATGCAAATTCTCTGACCACAATCAAAGATGATGCCTTCTCTGGTCTGCCTCATCTAGAGTATCT ATTCATTGAGGGGAACAAGATTGAAACAGTCACCAAAAATGCCTTTCGCAGTCTACGAGGTTTGACTCATCT CTCCCTTGCAAATAACAGGATGAGGTTTCTGCCAAGAGATCTCTTTTTTGACTTGGATTCGTTGCTGGAACT TGATCTGCGAGGCAACTCTTTCCAGTGCAGTTGTGAAAACAAGTGGCTGATGACGtggctgaaaaacacaaatgccACAGTGTCAGATGTCTTCTGCGCCGGCCCCAATGACATGAAGGGCAAGCGGCTCAATGACCTTCCTATTCCGCCAGGCGAATGTATTTCTACAG ACTTTGTGCGTCATCAGTCCATTCCCATTCAGTCCATGTCAGCAGACATCTTCTCCTTTAAAGAGGACATCTACGTGGCGATGGCCGCCCCCAACACCAACAGCTGCGTGGTCATGGAGTGGGATCACATCGAAATGAATTTCAGGAAGTTTGATAACATAACAG GGAAATCTGTTGTTGGATGCAAGTCAGTGCTGGTTGAAAACCATGTCTTGATAATCGTCACTCAGCTCTTTGGCGGCTCCCACATTTACAAGTTTGATGATCAACAAAACAAATTCACCAAGTTTCAAACTATTGAGGTGTTCAACATCTCGAAGCCAAATGATATTGAGGTCTTTCAAATGGAAGGTGATTGGTATTTTGTGATCGTGGACAGCTCCAAGGCGGGACTGTCGACTCTCTACAAGTGGACCGACCAACCGGACCGCAATGAGACTGGTTTCTACTCCTACCAGTTCCTCCATGAATGGTTCCGGGACACTGATGCTGAGTTTGTGGAGGTAGACGGAAAGTCTTACCTCATCTTAGCCAGTCGCTCTCAGCCGCCTGTCATCTACCTGTGGAACAAGAGCACATTGAAGTTCATACTTCACGGCGAAATCCCAAATGTGGATGATGTGGTGGCGATCAAAGCCTTTCGGGTGGAGGGTGAGATGTTCCTGGCCATGACTTGCTACATTGGTGACTCCAAAGTCCTCAAGTGGACCAATAAGCAGTTCACTGAGGTGCAGCCTCTTCCTTCCCGAGGAGCCATGATCCTCCAGCCCTTCACCTTCGCAGACAGACACTATCTGGCTCTTGGCAGCGATTATTCCTTCACACAGATCTACCTATGGGACGGggagacaaaaacatttcacaagTTCAAGGACATCTATGTGCAGTCGCCTCGCTCATTCACTGTGGTGACCACCGACCGGAGGAGTttcatcttctcctccagcttcaAGGGCAAATCAATGGTTTTCGAGCATATATTTGTAGACTTAAGCTTGTAA
- the LOC110968447 gene encoding uncharacterized protein C4orf54-like, giving the protein MEAAEKTLTYRDDTGLHSKLLTNDKTKGNDRKGKDQTTETNSDESNYVDLDMKPEGPKTVKVTFTGEGNQLSVIKCDSSKQGQHEIISEERDPGPPSAEPPLETLTKLPNTDQDSENEKQRQAELDPSDCSEHVCSESDELQYTDMYLNSKTESDDGASAVLSDHCGSDTVEDESHYITTHEIQLTELDHDVDYDLGRGTCWDFEDDNLVYSFVDYASFESDETQEGTLILEGRSQAKVQSNLGGAVVSTEQEESDLCDSDKCASSDESMCKNHGGDPNAGKIHFSIKTSSRAVSDPVSVFDSGTCGYPKHFGDRSHVSFVSSGARAGPLCDRAQYFIPAPGRQHLATKLRRKDINEYSSGASSSISELDDADKEVRNLTAKSFRSLACPYFDAINLSTSSESSVSEYGLNKWSAYVDWNYGNISRGRERSVIAHKTSSATLEMSKAVDSMKHGKSGTGMKAPQTKMYALNRRTTSQQASSSSKKIQLKDPVQPAQRGVTLNFRCNVQSHESSRASKCSKKARSNEFTGTVLARSGCEMQYHHTDGMGDTHKRAIFASSLLKNVISKKMQFEQERKMERGEICDTYPALSPSFQTKDQGRGLQRQTSESGSGFTVNSAEDQGRPSSCGPAEETKGSKAPDDSEKGQDEPQKAPLIHSQSSAFNSLKEGQEAVKEAEPTSVSDTQTTAKEGLDTSSMLTKLLFVPSCQLLSKDRDFTEAVTVAPAGSQKCEKELNTGHEGNIAGREENGKEGKTPEIKIRLRSVKENKGCTLNIASLLTPKISYNVNTFRAADDAKCHVLSAADKVPNFTVRDIRDTKCKFQTPIYHVRDVRKLVKSSYRFVSLDNSDGKCTTAGDKLEEKAKMEPVKHLLPSPIVIKCNSVKTNAKSQTTAATQKQTEAGAPSEASQSDNTPCTAGRVPPVATKQGHTDQSEIQANPEGKHTKQRQEKFTGETAERRNEPVIPKQDALEKLKAAVKTMEQLYVFDRNEWKRKTQAPHPIADSHVLSLIAREEQGGEELETASTDRIPLINATETGKPQGDKRTLNIIHVPYNSDTFKTQSQQGKTFTNKSVLHFGNKAHVSVSSDSNLVPQSSALQTAMKSSTTAVTPLSVKIEAPKHGQAEQGKAKVSPTNPSATQGCSDSENYLTIPGLGYTNEIKLLNPEPVSKEGNAGGSKGPEQKRSPLIMEYPAATIYHHSAAASGPHIQQQVLCFSPTVPTVSPTPSAGDSVPQTQRKMLLDPTTGHYYLVDTPMQATTKRLFDPETGQYVDVPVPHSPVAPVTPVTPVPLSLSPLALSPGAFAPAYMIYPGLIPSPTLAAQAVLPQSPCHSEDAGGENVKKARSPRPESSSAENAYYSATGEAPQGTLKLPVSLGHVTTRGSAANHLERKPVISITTQQGPRIIAPPSFDGTTMSFVVEHR; this is encoded by the coding sequence ATGGAAGCAGCGGAGAAAACTCTCACTTACCGAGATGACACCGGACTTCACAGCAAGCTGCTCACGAACGACAAGACGAAGGGGAACGACAGGAAGGGGAAGGACCAGACCACCGAGACGAACAGCGACGAGTCCAACTATGTGGATCTGGACATGAAACCTGAGGGCCCGAAAACGGTGAAAGTGACTTTCACCGGTGAAGGGAACCAGCTGTCTGTGATCAAATGCGACAGCTCGAAGCAGGGGCAGCATGAGATCATTTCAGAGGAGCGGGACCCCGGACCTCCGTCTGCTGAGCCTCCCCTGGAAACTCTGACCAAACTTCCCAACACCGATCAGGACTCAGAGAATGAGAAGCAGCGCCAGGCCGAGCTCGACCCCAGTGACTGCAGTGAACATGTGTGCAGTGAGAGCGATGAGCTCCAGTACACGGACATGTATCTGAACAGCAAGACCGAGTCCGATGACGGCGCCAGCGCGGTGCTGTCCGACCACTGCGGCTCCGACACGGTGGAGGACGAGTCCCACTATATCACCACGCACGAAATCCAGCTGACCGAGCTCGACCACGACGTAGATTACGACCTGGGCCGAGGGACGTGCTGGGATTTCGAAGACGACAACCTGGTCTATTCCTTTGTGGATTACGCCTCTTTTGAAAGCGATGAAACTCAGGAGGGGACTTTGATACTGGAGGGCAGGAGCCAGGCGAAAGTGCAGTCTAATCTTGGTGGAGCAGTTGTCAGCACTGAGCAGGAGGAGAGTGATCTGTGTGACTCGGATAAATGCGCCAGCTCAGATGAAAGTATGTGTAAAAACCACGGCGGAGACCCCAACGCAGGGAAAATTCACTTTTCGATAAAAACATCCTCCAGAGCGGTGAGCGACCCCGTCAGTGTCTTTGACAGCGGCACATGCGGCTATCCAAAACACTTTGGAGACAGGAGCCATGTCTCCTTTGTGAGTTCTGGCGCCAGAGCGGGGCCCCTGTGCGACAGAGCCCAATATTTCATCCCTGCTCCGGGCCGTCAGCACCTTGCAACCAAACTGAGACGGAAAGATATTAATGAGTATTCCAGTGGAGCGTCCAGCTCCATCAGTGAGCTGGACGACGCTGATAAGGAGGTGCGTAATTTAACCGCAAAGTCTTTCCGGAGCTTGGCATGTCCATACTTCGATGCCATTAATCTTAGCACCTCCAGCGAATCGTCTGTGTCGGAATATGGGCTGAATAAATGGTCGGCTTATGTAGACTGGAATTATGGAAACATATCGCGGGGACGTGAGCGCAGCGTAATTGCGCACAAGACTTCCAGCGCAACGTTGGAAATGAGCAAGGCTGTGGACAGTATGAAGCATGGTAAGTCTGGTACCGGCATGAAAGCTCCCCAAACCAAAATGTATGCCctaaacaggagaacaacatCTCAGCAAGCATCATCTTCTAGTAAAAAGATCCAGCTGAAGGATCCTGTTCAGCCTGCGCAGCGTGGAGTCACGTTGAATTTCCGCTGCAATGTTCAATCTCACGAATCAAGCAGGGCTTCCAAATGTTCCAAGAAGGCTCGATCCAATGAGTTTACCGGGACTGTGTTGGCCAGGTCCGGGTGTGAGATGCAGTACCACCACACAGACGGCATGGGGGACACACACAAAAGGGCAATTTTTGCATCCAGTCTGCTGAAAAACGTGATTTCCAAAAAGatgcagtttgagcaggagcgAAAAATGGAGAGGGGGGAAATCTGTGACACGTATCCAGCACTGTCACCCTCTTTTCAGACAAAAGATCAAGGAAGAGGGTTGCAAAGGCAAACCTCAGAGTCAGGCTCAGGATTTACTGTTAATTCTGCTGAAGATCAGGGCAGACCCAGTTCCTGCGGGCCTGCAGAGGAGACGAAAGGCAGCAAAGCCCCAGATGATTCAGAAAAGGGCCAAGATGAGCCTCAAAAAGCACCACTTATCCACAGTCAAAGTAGTGcatttaattctttaaaagAAGGGCAGGAAGCTGTAAAAGAGGCTGAACCTACGTCTGTGAGTGACACACAGACCACAGCGAAGGAGGGTTTAGACACCAGCAGCATGCTGACAAAACTGCTTTTTGTTCCGAGCTGCCAGCTTCTTTCAAAGGACAGAGATTTTACAGAAGCTGTCACAGTTGCACCTGCTGGCTcgcagaaatgtgaaaaagagtTAAATACGGGCCATGAGGGAAACATAGCAGGTAGAGAAGAAAATGGTAAAGAGGGAAAAACGCCTGAGATTAAAATACGCCTGAGAAGTGTGAAGGAAAATAAAGGCTGTACACTGAATATCGCCAGCCTCTTAACCCCTAAAATAAGTTACAATGTCAACACATTCAGGGCAGCAGATGATGCCAAATGCCATGTGTTGTCTGCAGCAGATAAGGTTCCAAACTTCACAGTTAGAGACATAAGAGACACTAAATGCAAGTTTCAGACACCAATATATCATGTCAGGGATGTGCGTAAACTGGTAAAAAGCTCATATCGCTTTGTTTCTTTGGATAATAGTGATGGTAAATGTACCACAGCGGGTGATAAACTTGAAGAAAAGGCCAAAATGGAGCCAGTCAAACACTTATTACCTTCTCCTATTGTGATTAAATGCAACTCTGTTAAAACAAATGCTAAATCACAGACAACTGCtgcaacacagaaacaaacagaggcAGGGGCCCCATCTGAAGCATCCCAAAGTGATAACACACCTTGTACAGCTGGCAGGGTGCCACCTGTTGCAACCAAGCAGGGACATACTGACCAATCAGAGATCCAAGCAAATCCTGaaggcaaacacacaaaacagaggcAGGAGAAGTTCACCGGtgagacagcagagaggagaaatgaGCCTGTGATACCAAAACAGGATGCACTGGAGAAGCTAAAAGCAGCCGTCAAAACAATGGAGCAGCTTTATGTTTTTGATAGAAATGAGTGGAAGCGTAAAACTCAGGCTCCACACCCCATCGCAGACAGCCACGTGTTGTCACTTATTGCCAGGGAGGAGCAGGGAGGGGAGGAGCTGGAGACGGCTAGCACTGACAGGATTCCTCTAATAAATGCCACAGAAACAGGGAAACCACAGGGAGATAAAAGAACATTGAATATAATACATGTTCCTTATAACAGTGACACCTTTAAAACACAATCGCAACAGGGTAAAACATTCACTAACAAAAGCGTTCTTCATTTTGGCAACAAAGCACATGTTAGCGTCAGTTCGGACAGTAACCTTGTTCCACAAAGCTCTGCACTGCAAACGGCCATGAAAAGCTCTACGACAGCGGTGACTCCACTCTCGGTGAAAATAGAGGCACCGAAGCATGGCCAGGCGGAGCAGGGGAAGGCCAAAGTCAGTCCCACTAACCCCTCTGCCACACAGGGCTGCTCAGACTCTGAGAACTATTTAACCATACCAGGGTTGGGGTATACAAATGAAATCAAACTGCTGAATCCGGAGCCGGTTTCGAAGGAGGGGAACGCAGGTGGGAGCAAAGGACCTGAGCAGAAAAGGTCTCCGTTAATCATGGAGTATCCGGCTGCGACCATCTACCATCACTCAGCGGCAGCATCAGGCCCTCACATACAGCAGCAGGTGTTGTGTTTCTCTCCCACTGTCCCCACTGTGTCGCCTACTCCTTCAGCTGGAGATTCAGTCCCGCAAACCCAACGCAAAATGCTTCTGGACCCCACAACAGGACACTATTACTTAGTGGACACTCCCATGCAggccaccacaaagagactgtTTGACCCCGAGACAGGCCAGTATGTGGATGTACCAGTGCCTCATTCACCTGTTGCTCCTGTCACCCCTGTCACCCCCGTgcctctctctttgtctccccTGGCACTCAGCCCGGGAGCGTTCGCCCCCGCTTACATGATCTACCCTGGCCTCATCCCCTCACCCACTCTGGCAGCCCAGGCGGTGTTGCCTCAGTCGCCTTGTCACTCGGAGGATGCAGGtggagaaaatgtcaaaaaggcCAGAAGCCCTCGGCCGGAGAGCAGCAGTGCAGAGAATGCGTATTACAGCGCGACGGGAGAAGCTCCACAGGGGACTCTGAAGCTACCTGTGAGTTTGGGACACGTGACCACCAGAGGAAGCGCCGCTAACCACTTGGAGAGGAAGCCAGTCATCAGCATCACAACGCAACAAGGTCCAAGAATCATCGCCCCTCCCTCCTTCGATGGGACGACGATGAGCTTTGTAGTGGAGCATCGGTGA
- the LOC110968443 gene encoding extracellular superoxide dismutase [Cu-Zn], producing MRQYGSVPVVETALLVLLAACQQCVSAYSDTLAPPEVSQHNDTLYAACKMRPSTSLPEGLPKVYGHVAFKQDYPQGKLKVLLRLTGFPRDGRAELRAVHIHQYGDLSRGCDSTGGHYNPYDVHHPNHPGDFGNFVTAQGKINALIESEATLFGSLSVLGRAVVVHEKMDDLGRGGDAGSLLHGNAGRRLACCIIGISTPDRWNMQKQNARRLRRI from the coding sequence GTCAGTGCCTGTAGTGGAAACTGccctgctggttctgctggctGCCTGTCAACAATGCGTCTCAGCCTACAGTGACACTTTGGCCCCACCAGAGGTCTCGCAGCACAATGACACTCTCTATGCAGCCTGCAAAATGAGACCCAGCACCTCACTGCCCGAGGGCCTGCCCAAGGTATACGGTCACGTCGCGTTTAAGCAGGATTATCCTCAGGGAAAACTCAAAGTGCTTCTCCGGCTCACCGGCTTCCCCAGAGACGGCCGTGCAGAGCTGAGGGCGGTGCACATCCATCAGTACGGAGACCTGAGCCGGGGATGTGACTCCACCGGTGGCCACTACAATCCATATGATGTGCATCACCCTAACCACCCGGGAGACTTTGGTAACTTTGTGACCGCTCAAGGGAAAATCAATGCGCTGATAGAATCTGAGGCCACATTGTTTGGAAGCCTGTCTGTGCTGGGAAGAGCAGTGGTGGTCCATGAGAAGATGGATGACTTGGGGCGTGGTGGAGACGCCGGGAGCCTACTGCATGGAAACGCAGGCCGAAGGCTTGCCTGCTGCATTATTGGCATTTCTACCCCCGATCGCTGGAATATGCAAAAACAGAATGCTCGCCGGCTGAGGAGAATCTAG